The DNA window TGTCGAAGTCGAACCCGTGATCGCGAAGGCCGAGTCCGAGCTCAAGGTCGCCCAGGCCGCCGCCACTCAGGCCGCTGACGAACACAAGAAGCAACTCGCCGCAGTCGACAAGGCCAAGGCTGACATTGAAGCGGCCAAGTCGGCCCTCGCCGACGCCGAACGACAGATGACGGAAGCCGTCGGCAAAGCCGACAAGCCGGTACGTGACCTGATCGACCTTCGCAACAATGTTCAGCAGAAGGCGAACCAGGTCGCGTCGGCCGAGCAGGGCGTCCGGGAGTCCGAGCAGGCCGTTCGCGCCGCGACGGACTTGAAGTCGCTTGAGGCAGCCGTTGCACAAGCGCAGGCCCAGGTGGATGAGCGGACCAAGCAGATTCGCGACTCCGAAGCCGCTCTGAAAGCCAATGCCAATGACGCCGCCGCCAAGGCGACGCTGGCCGAAGCCCGGGTGAGTGTCACCCGCCGCACCGAGCGGCTGACCGAAGCCAAGAAGGCGCTCGCCGCCGGCCAGGTCAAAGCCAAGGCCGCCAAGCCCGATCCTGCTGTCATCAAGAAGCTGGAGCAGGCCAAGGCCGAGTTGAACAAGGCCAAGGCGGATCTGGCCCAGGCCGAGAAGGCCGACGGCAAGGCGGCCGCCGAGGCCGACAAGCTCGCCGCCGGTCGAGTGAAGGCCGGCGACACGCTGGCCAAGCTTCGGACCGATCTGTCGGCCGCCGAGGCCCAGGTTCAGGCCAAGGCCGACGCCGCCAAGGCTGCCGCCGACAAGGTCGAGCCGGCTAAGAAGACCGTTGCCGATGCCACCGTTGGCTGGAACGCCGCCCGTTTCGGTGTCGCCAAGCTCAAGGCCCAGCAGGGTGCCACGACGCTTCACGAAGCACGCAAGCAGCTCACGGCCGCCGAGAAAGCCAAGACCGACGCCGAGCAGGCCGCCAAGGATGCCGCCGCCCTGATCGAAACCGGTAAGGCGAACCTGGCCGCGTTCCAGAAGGCCCGCGCCGAGTCGCCGGCCAAGGTCCAGAAGCTGACGGCGACGATTCCCGAGCTGCGCAAGAAGGTCACTGAAGTGACCGCGCCGTTCGAAGTCGCGACCAGGGATCTTGCCGAGCGTGAAGCGTTGGCGATCGAAACGGCCGACATCGTTCGCCGGATCGGGTCGCTCGCTCAGACGTCGAAGGAGAACAAGAATCTCGTAGACGCCGAGGGTGCCGGCAAGAAGGTGGTCGAACAGCTCGCCGCCGAGATCAATGCCGCCAAGGAAAAGGTCAACCGCTGGACCGAAGCCAAGAACAAGGCCGCCGCCGAACTGGCAACGGCCGAGAAGGAGCTCGCCGCCGAACGATCCGCCACCGCGACCGCCGAACGAGACCAAGCCGCGCTAAAGAAGGCGATCGCCGACGCCCAGGCCGACCTTCCAAAGAAGGAAGCCGCGGCGAAGGAGGCCGTCAAGCCGATCGAAACCGCCAAGGCGAAGGTCGATCAGGCCAAGGCCGATTACGAGAAGCTGCTGTCGGAGGCCGACAAGCTCGACCCGGCCAAGACGGCCCAGGCCAAGAACGGCTGATCGCTAACAACAGACCTCGGGATGCGAATAGACGTGGTCCGCCCTGCCCGGGCGCACCACGTCTTTTTCGTAGCGTCTGTGCAAACGGTGATCGCCGCGGGGGGGATTTGGCTTCCCGCTTCTGCTAATCCTCTCGCACCCGTTGAGTCCAGCCCCTTCCTCCCTATAATGCCCCCCTTTTCGACCGCCCCGTCCCTTCATCCGGATGGGTAGAACACTATGGGCCTCATCGTACAGAAATTCGGCGGCACCAGCGTCGCCGACGCCGTCCGCATACACCGTGCCGCCCGCAAGGCGATCGACGCCAAGGAACGCGGCAACCAGGTCGTGGTCGTGGTCAGCGCCATGGGCGACACCACCGACGACCTCATCGACCTCGCCAAGCAGGTCTGCACCGTCGGCGATCGAGAGATCGCGCCGCCTAAACGCGAAATGGACCAGCTCCTGGTCACCGGCGAACAGGTCACTATCGCGCTGTTCGCGATGGCGATCTGCGCCCAGGGCCACCAGGCGATCAGCTTCACCGGCGGGCAGATCGGGCTGCTGACCGATGAATCGTTCTCCAAGGCCCGCATCCAGAGCATCAACAAGCAGAAGATCTTCAAGGAGCTCGACGCCGGCAAGATTGTCATCGTCGCCGGATTCCAGGGCGTCACGTCCGACGGCGACTACACCACGCTCGGCCGCGGCGGCAGCAATGCCACGCTCGTCGCCGTCGGTGCCGTGCTGAAGGCCGACGTCTGTGAGAACTACACCGACGTCGATGGCATCTACACCGCCGACCCGCGTATCGTGAAGAACGCCCGCAAGATCGAGAAGATCAGCTACGACGAGATGCTGGAGCTGTCGGGCCTGGGCGCCAGCGTCCTGCAGACCCGCGCGGTAGAGTTTGCCAAGAAATACAACGTCCCCCTTCACGTCCGTAACAGCCAGAACGACAACGAAGGCACCTGGATCGTAGCCGAGACACAGAACATGGAACACATCGTCGTATCCGGCGCAGCGCTCAAGAAGGATCTCACCCGCGTGACGGTGAAAGCCGTCCCCGATCGGCCCGGCATTGCCGCGCGGATCTTCCATTCCATCGCGGCGGCCAACATCTCGGTCGATGACATCATCCAGAACGTGATGGACGACAACACTGCCAACATCTCGTTCACCGTCGAGCACGGCGACCTCCACGACATCAAGCCGATCGTCGAAAAGCTCGTCAAGGAGTTCGGCGGAACCACCGCCGCAATCTACCAGGGTGAGCTGGCCAAGGTCAGCGTGGTGGGTGTCGGCATGCGCGTTCACACCGGCGTCGCGGAGCGGATGTTCGACGCACTCGCCAAGGCGAAGGTGAACATTCAGAACATCACCACGAGCGAGATCAAGATTTCCTGCATCATCGACAAGGACCACGGCCCGATCGCACTGCAAGCCGTGCACGATGCGTTCGATCTGGGTAAGGCGCGGGCCTAACCAAGGTCCAAAGGGACCCTCAGACACCGGCGTCGGGAAGGTGACCGTTCCGCGTCGTCAGCGTCCGGTATACTTGCCTCGGTGTCCGCCGATTCAAATCCACCTTCGCCCATCGAGTCGTCGGCGCCGGTGATTTCTCCCGTCGATCGATTTCTAGCGCGGCGTGCCCGATGGCGCAAAGTCGGGCTGGTTGTCCTCGTCCTGCTCCTGTCGTCCATCGTTCTCGGTAATGTCTGGTCGCAGATCCGCGGCGGCGATGACTGGACGCGCTACGATCGCCAGCACTTCGTCGTGCAATCCGTGATGGCAGGCGATCAGATCGCGATCGAGCCCGCCAGTGGCGGGGCTGTGACGATCGTCAAGCTTCTGGGGGTCGATACCCACTCCGTCAATTCCAACGCCGCGACGCAGCCGCACTGGGCGGTCGAGTCGTACCAGGCTTTGCGGGATGTCGCCCAGGGCAGACGGGTGCTGGTCGCGCTGCCCGGCCTTGCCCCGCGGACGCCCGACGGACGGCTGCACGCGTATATCTATCTCGAAGGCGACCCACCGGCGCTCAGCGTCAACGAGCGTCTCATCGCCGACGGCAACGCCTACGCCGACCGGCGGCGCGAGCACCCGTTCCACAAGCAGTTCGATCAGGCCGAGCAGGAAGCCCGCCGAAAGAAGCGCGGCCTCTGGCAGGATGTCAGGGACGACCAGCAACCCACATGGCGGCAGGAGTGGCTCAAGAAGCTGTCCGCGGCAAGAACCGAGCGGCCGACGACGGTTCGGGTGCCCTGAGAAGACGGGGGGAGAACGCGACTTCGCGTTCTCCCCCCGTCTTTGGCTGCGGCCGTGTCACGCTATGGCGCCTCACATTCCCGGCAGCGTCGCCGCGAACTCCTGCCGAATACGCGTGGTTTCGCTCTTGACCGAAGCCTCGTCCGCGCCGCGGTCGAACATGACCATCCGAGCCAGCGACACCGCGGCCTCGGCTTCTTCGTAACAGACGGCATCAGCACCGACTTGTTCCAACTCCTCCCGCTCGCTGATGTAGCGGGCGCGGACGAAGATCTTGATCTCCGGGTTGATCAGCTTCGCCGCGGCGATCAGCGGGTTGCGGCCGTCGGCGTGGTGCGGCAGGGTGATGACCAGGTGTGTCGCCCGCGGCAGTGCCTGGTGCATGACCTCAATGTTAAACGCGTCGCCGTAGATCGCCGTGCGGCCCGCCCGCTTGATCGCCTGCACCGTTTCCATGTTCATATCGACGACGACAGTTTCATGCCCGCGCTCGCGGAGCAGACTGTCCACCGTCTTGCCAACCGGGCCATAGCCCACGATGACGGCAACCGGTGAGGTTCCCGCTTCCAGTGCCTTTCCCGTGTCGGCGTTCATCGCCGTCTCACGCGCCAGCGCCCGGCGGTTCAGGAACTTCCACAGCGCCGGCCAACGCTTCAGAAACGCTTCGATCTGCCCGATCCGCTGGAATAGCAGGGGGTTGAGCGTGATCGAGACGATCGCACACGCCACCAACAGGTTATGACCCGACTTGTCGATCAGCTTCGCCTTCTGGCCAAGCTCCGACAGGATGAAGGAAAACTCGCCAATCTGCGCGAGGCCAAGCGCCACGACCAGCGCCGTCCGAGCCGGATAACCGATGACCGCCACAACAGCCAGCGCCGCCAGTGGCTTGCCGATCATGACGATCGCTAGTCCCCCGGCCAGCAGCCATGGCTGCTGCACGACGAACGCGGGCTCAAAGAGCATGCCGACCGAAGTAAAGAAGATCACGGCGAACGCATCGCGCATCGGCAGGGCGTCGGCGGCGGCCTGCTGCGAGACCGGCGACTGCCCGACGACCATACCGGCCAGAAACGCCCCCAGAGCCATCGACGCACCGAACACATACGCCGACCCCGCCGCGATCGCGATCGCCATCACCATGACGGTCAACGTGAAGAGCTCCCGCGACCGCAGCTTGGCGACCCGCACCATGATCCAGGGGATGATCTTTGACCCCGCGAACAGCAGCACGACGATCATCGCCGCCAGTTTCAGCAGCGCGATCAGCAGCGTCATCCAGATGGAGGTTGACGCGCCATGGCTGGCGTCGGCGGGTGCCGTTCCGCCGGCCTGGCCCATCGCCGGGATCAGCACCAGCACGATAACGGTCAGGATGTCTTCGACGATCAGCCAGCCGACGGCGACGTGGCCGTGGGTGGTATCGAGCATGCGGTTGTCGGTCAGCACGCGGATCAGTACGACGGTGCTGGCGACCGCCATCGCCATGCCGATGACCAGGCCGGAATTCACCGTCCATCCGTACGCAACCGCGACGGCCACGCCCAGGCCCGTCGCGATCAGGCTTTGAAAGATCGCGCCCGGCACCGCGACGTTTCGCACCGCCAGCAGGTCGCCCAGGTGAAAGTGCAGCCCGACGCCGAACATCAGCAGGATGACGCCCAGCTCGGACAACTGGTGGGCGATCGTGGGGTCGCCGACAAAGCCCGGCGTATAGGGCCCGATCACGATCCCTGCCAGCAGATAGCCGACGATGGGCGACAGCTTCAGCCTTTGCGTGATGATTCCCAGAACCCATGCCGCCGTGAAAGCGGCGGCCAGCATCGTGATGAGTGGTGGTAAGTCGTGCACACCTTGCGAATAGCACGATCCAAAAATTCAGGCAACCTGCATTCGGTGTTCAGGACGGAATTTGGAAAAGAAATTTGCAGATCCGAACCACGAGGGCGCACGAAGACGATTTGTGGCCACGAGTATAGAGGCGTCCGTGACAGGGCTTTCCAAGCCGCGCGGGCGATGTCACGACGCGTTGGAATTCAAATCCTCAGCAGACATATCTGGCCGTTCCATGCAACAGAAATGCTGGCCCGTCCGAAGATTGGGATCTACCTGCGTCGTGACCTCGCTCGCACGGCTTGGAAAGCCGTGTCACGGACAGCCGCTGCACGGACAGTCCTTCTTCGTGGTCCTTCGTGATTCTTCGTGGCGAAAACTCTTCGCTCCGACTTCGGGGTTCACTTGACCGTCTTCAGTTCAAACTTCGGATCGATCTCCAGCTCGAACTCCTTCCACCGCACCTCCGTCGGCCCGCCGGAATGGACCTGCAAGCCGATCAGGCCTTCCTTCGCGATCGTGTCGTCGTCCAGCACCGTGCAGGGTTTGCCGTTAATGGCGGTGCGGATCTTCCCGCCGACGGCCAGGACCTCGTACGTGTTCCAGTCTTCGAGCTTCAGGAACGGTGTCGCGTCGAACTCCTCCCCCTTCTTCGGGAAAAGCAGGCCGCGGGCGCTTTCTTCGTACAGCTTGCCCCACCACCCCTTGCCGGCGTCGCACTGGCAGCCACGCATCTCATGGCTGCCGGGGATGCGCACGCTGCGGATCTGGATGCCGCTGTTGGCGGCGTCGGGGACGAGCTTCATCTTCACGATCAGCCGAAAATCCTTGAACGTCTGCCGGGTGGTGATGAACTGGTTCTTCTTTAGGCCGGTCTCGGTCTTGCCGACGATTTCACCATTCTGCACCGACCAGAGCCCGTCCATCTGCCATTCCCAGCCTGTAAGGTCCTTGCCGTTGAAGATCTGGCCCGCGGGCAAGTCGCCGCCGCCCAGCAGTGGAATCGCTGGCAGATCCGCCGGGGTTTTGCCCTTTGCGCCGGCATCCGGAGCCGCCTGCAGCGGCACTTGCTTCGGCGATCGCAGGTACGCGATCAGGTTCCGGACATCGGTCTCGCTCAGCGCATCGAGCGCGCCTTCCGGCATCATCGACAGCGGCGATGGTTTGAGCTTCGCCACGTCGGCCTGGTTGACGGTCACGATCTCCGTCGCCGTCTGCAGGGTGACGGTCTGGGCGTCCTTCTGCTTCAGGATGCCGATGATGGTTCGGTCGTCCTTGGTATCGAGCTGCCAGGCCTGGTAATCGACCGGGATGACGGCGTTGGGATCGACAACGTTGTGCAGCAGGTAGTCGATGTTGGCGCGGTCGGAGCCGGTGATGTCCGGGCCGACTTTGCCCCCTTCGCCGAAGAGCGTGTGGCAGCCGGCGCAGGTGGTGACGAAAAGCTGCCGCCCGCGCGAAGGATCCACGCGGTCGCTTGCGGCTTCGCCGATGAGCTTCTTGTACTTGGCGATCTTCGCGAGCTTGTCCTTGTCGGTCTCGTTGACCCTCGCCCAGTACCTGTTGAGCAGGTCGGCGACTTCATTGCCCTTGCCCTTATTACCACTCATCGTGCGCAGCTGCCGTAGCAGGTCGGCGGTGAAATCGCCCCGCGGCACCTGCTTGTCGACCGCCTCCAGCAGCAGGACGGCATACGACGGCCGTGAAGCGAGCGTAGCAAGCGCGTCCTTCTTCTCGGCCGGCGGAAGCTCGGCGTATTTGCCGAGGATGGCGGCGGGGGTCTTGGCGTCGTCGTAGTTCGCCAGTGCCCGAATCGCCGCGGCACGGACGGCCGGGTCGTCGAGCAGCAGGAACAGGTTCGGCGCCAGGTCGGCGTCCTTCGCCGTCACCAGCGCATCCAGCGCGGCAAGTCGGTCGGCGGGCTTGGCAGCGCGGTCCAACATCACCTTCCGCATGTCGGCCATCGCCGTCTTGGAGCCGAAGATGACCGACAGCGCCCGCACCTGTTCTGCGATGTCGGCGCTGGTCGCGCCGCCGGCGGGCACACCGCCGTGTGCCCCTACCAGGCTCGCGGCGACCTTGTCCCAGTCCTTCGGGGCGGCGATGCCTCGGCGGCCCTTCAGACCGGTCGTCATGCCGCGGAGGATGTCCAGCCGCCCGCCGGCGAGCTTGTCGTCGGCCAGCCGAGCGGCGAGCAGGTCGAGGTTCTTCTCCCCGCCGATCATCGCCAGCTTGCGGGCGGAGAAGTTGAGGATGTTGGGGATCTTGGTCGAAGCGGCGAGGTCAAGGGCGCGACTGGCGTCGTTATCGAGCAGGGGCTCGAGGGCGTACCAGTACATCAGGGGGAGGTTGTGGTCGGTGGCGTCTTCGGAGTGGGAAAGCAATTCGCCCACAATCTGCCAGCGAACCTCAATTGGAAGTCGACCTACAGTAGAACTCAAAGAAAGGCGGACAAGGGGAGAGTCAGTACGCTTTGCGATTTCAGCCAGCTGATTTAGTGAATGCTCGCCCAACTTCAGGCGATCCCCCCAGAGTCGAACATTCGTCGCGACGAACACGGCATCATCTTTTGGATTTGCCATGACCCGCGGTTCCGGCAGAATTGCATACAAAGTCCAAAGATATCGGAGCACCAGCGACTCGCGGCCTTTCGAAGCGCCCCCTTCGAAGAGATCGATCAAATGATCCTGCAACGCTTTCCAATCTGTAGCAGTTAGCTTCGTCGCGCGCTCATGTAACACGCGCCTCGCCGTCCGCACATACCACTCATTCTTGTGCTCCTGGAGCTTCACCAGCTCAAGATCGCTCAACTTCTCCAAATCCACCTTCACCGGTTTCACATCCCCATAGCTCACCTTGTAAATCCGCCCCGTCGTCCGGTCGTGGTCCTTGGGGTTCCGCGTGTGGCACTGCTGCAGATCGTAC is part of the Humisphaera borealis genome and encodes:
- a CDS encoding c-type cytochrome domain-containing protein translates to MKINHLLPSGFALLLSGILAPGAQAQEKVTFQDHVLPIFRNACNNCHDPEKKKAGLDLTTYSAMMVGSDNGSMVVAGDPAGSMLFKVVTHAAEPTMPPKRDKLAPKELDLIKAWIAGGLLDTKDGKPAVSNKPKVDLSTVAAAGKPNGPSAIPTGLPAEPVVRTSRAGAVESLASSPWAPVIAVGGQKQIILYHSKSLEILGVLPFEEGVPNVLKFSPNGNLLLAAGGVGAKLGKVVLYDVATGKRLTDVGDELDEVLAADITPDQKLVVLGGPNRLVKAYAVADGAEQYVVKKHTDWVTSIAVSPNGEYLASGDRAGNLYVWEAKTGGELYSLTGHKESITSLVFRDDSTVLMSGSGDGSIKLWNMTDGANLKTFNGHNGGVMSANFAHDGKIVSAGRDRKVRTYDSTGGSAKEFAPAFNDIALHATFDSEGQRIFAGDWTGIVRVWNVADGVAAGELSPNPPRIADRLSEAAKKLVEVEPVIAKAESELKVAQAAATQAADEHKKQLAAVDKAKADIEAAKSALADAERQMTEAVGKADKPVRDLIDLRNNVQQKANQVASAEQGVRESEQAVRAATDLKSLEAAVAQAQAQVDERTKQIRDSEAALKANANDAAAKATLAEARVSVTRRTERLTEAKKALAAGQVKAKAAKPDPAVIKKLEQAKAELNKAKADLAQAEKADGKAAAEADKLAAGRVKAGDTLAKLRTDLSAAEAQVQAKADAAKAAADKVEPAKKTVADATVGWNAARFGVAKLKAQQGATTLHEARKQLTAAEKAKTDAEQAAKDAAALIETGKANLAAFQKARAESPAKVQKLTATIPELRKKVTEVTAPFEVATRDLAEREALAIETADIVRRIGSLAQTSKENKNLVDAEGAGKKVVEQLAAEINAAKEKVNRWTEAKNKAAAELATAEKELAAERSATATAERDQAALKKAIADAQADLPKKEAAAKEAVKPIETAKAKVDQAKADYEKLLSEADKLDPAKTAQAKNG
- a CDS encoding aspartate kinase codes for the protein MGLIVQKFGGTSVADAVRIHRAARKAIDAKERGNQVVVVVSAMGDTTDDLIDLAKQVCTVGDREIAPPKREMDQLLVTGEQVTIALFAMAICAQGHQAISFTGGQIGLLTDESFSKARIQSINKQKIFKELDAGKIVIVAGFQGVTSDGDYTTLGRGGSNATLVAVGAVLKADVCENYTDVDGIYTADPRIVKNARKIEKISYDEMLELSGLGASVLQTRAVEFAKKYNVPLHVRNSQNDNEGTWIVAETQNMEHIVVSGAALKKDLTRVTVKAVPDRPGIAARIFHSIAAANISVDDIIQNVMDDNTANISFTVEHGDLHDIKPIVEKLVKEFGGTTAAIYQGELAKVSVVGVGMRVHTGVAERMFDALAKAKVNIQNITTSEIKISCIIDKDHGPIALQAVHDAFDLGKARA
- a CDS encoding thermonuclease family protein is translated as MSADSNPPSPIESSAPVISPVDRFLARRARWRKVGLVVLVLLLSSIVLGNVWSQIRGGDDWTRYDRQHFVVQSVMAGDQIAIEPASGGAVTIVKLLGVDTHSVNSNAATQPHWAVESYQALRDVAQGRRVLVALPGLAPRTPDGRLHAYIYLEGDPPALSVNERLIADGNAYADRRREHPFHKQFDQAEQEARRKKRGLWQDVRDDQQPTWRQEWLKKLSAARTERPTTVRVP
- a CDS encoding cation:proton antiporter, whose translation is MLAAAFTAAWVLGIITQRLKLSPIVGYLLAGIVIGPYTPGFVGDPTIAHQLSELGVILLMFGVGLHFHLGDLLAVRNVAVPGAIFQSLIATGLGVAVAVAYGWTVNSGLVIGMAMAVASTVVLIRVLTDNRMLDTTHGHVAVGWLIVEDILTVIVLVLIPAMGQAGGTAPADASHGASTSIWMTLLIALLKLAAMIVVLLFAGSKIIPWIMVRVAKLRSRELFTLTVMVMAIAIAAGSAYVFGASMALGAFLAGMVVGQSPVSQQAAADALPMRDAFAVIFFTSVGMLFEPAFVVQQPWLLAGGLAIVMIGKPLAALAVVAVIGYPARTALVVALGLAQIGEFSFILSELGQKAKLIDKSGHNLLVACAIVSITLNPLLFQRIGQIEAFLKRWPALWKFLNRRALARETAMNADTGKALEAGTSPVAVIVGYGPVGKTVDSLLRERGHETVVVDMNMETVQAIKRAGRTAIYGDAFNIEVMHQALPRATHLVITLPHHADGRNPLIAAAKLINPEIKIFVRARYISEREELEQVGADAVCYEEAEAAVSLARMVMFDRGADEASVKSETTRIRQEFAATLPGM
- a CDS encoding PVC-type heme-binding CxxCH protein, translated to MLQRTAILMVLLASVTLTFAARAQGVLPVGADGKPLNLDFETGTLKDWTAEGAAFEGQPIKGDTVSARGRGMIPGQQGDFWIGGYEKSLSDKPVGTLTSAPFKVTHRWATFMVAGGKTAKTRVELVTADDNKAFFQASGVEHERLWPVLVDLEKLQGKSIRIRIVDEATGAWGHVNFDDFRLHAEKPELKPRPGGAAVATSPGGKPLPPDTLKYAGLSPEDAVKAMTLPPGFKAQVFTAEPDLINPIAFTIDARGRIWVVQSFTYPIRAPEGEGKDSILIFEDTDGDGKADKRTVFAEKLNLVSGIEVGFGGVWVGAAPYLMFIPYKDDADGTTKQAGEPKILLDGWGYQDTHETLNSFMWGPDGWLYGCHGVFTNSFVGKPGTPQDQRVHINAGIWRYHPTKHVFERFAEGTSNPWGLDFDEHGQIFIEACVIPHLWHVIQGARYQRQAGQHDNPYTFDDIKQIGDHVHYLGATPHSGNGKSDSAGGGHAHSGLMVYLGDNWPDEYRGKIFMNNIHGARINMDIPEPKGSGYVGRHGKDFLLANDRASQIIAMRYGPDGSVYFADWYDLQQCHTRNPKDHDRTTGRIYKVSYGDVKPVKVDLEKLSDLELVKLQEHKNEWYVRTARRVLHERATKLTATDWKALQDHLIDLFEGGASKGRESLVLRYLWTLYAILPEPRVMANPKDDAVFVATNVRLWGDRLKLGEHSLNQLAEIAKRTDSPLVRLSLSSTVGRLPIEVRWQIVGELLSHSEDATDHNLPLMYWYALEPLLDNDASRALDLAASTKIPNILNFSARKLAMIGGEKNLDLLAARLADDKLAGGRLDILRGMTTGLKGRRGIAAPKDWDKVAASLVGAHGGVPAGGATSADIAEQVRALSVIFGSKTAMADMRKVMLDRAAKPADRLAALDALVTAKDADLAPNLFLLLDDPAVRAAAIRALANYDDAKTPAAILGKYAELPPAEKKDALATLASRPSYAVLLLEAVDKQVPRGDFTADLLRQLRTMSGNKGKGNEVADLLNRYWARVNETDKDKLAKIAKYKKLIGEAASDRVDPSRGRQLFVTTCAGCHTLFGEGGKVGPDITGSDRANIDYLLHNVVDPNAVIPVDYQAWQLDTKDDRTIIGILKQKDAQTVTLQTATEIVTVNQADVAKLKPSPLSMMPEGALDALSETDVRNLIAYLRSPKQVPLQAAPDAGAKGKTPADLPAIPLLGGGDLPAGQIFNGKDLTGWEWQMDGLWSVQNGEIVGKTETGLKKNQFITTRQTFKDFRLIVKMKLVPDAANSGIQIRSVRIPGSHEMRGCQCDAGKGWWGKLYEESARGLLFPKKGEEFDATPFLKLEDWNTYEVLAVGGKIRTAINGKPCTVLDDDTIAKEGLIGLQVHSGGPTEVRWKEFELEIDPKFELKTVK